CGCATAAGttcaaatgttttaagaattttttttttttttggtacattGTTCGatcttgaatttaatatttttttgtctattcaAGGACCTCGTTCATAAGATTTTCGTAGTAAATAAGatggtaatataatataaattaacactaGCCACACGAAAGAGATAACTTTATAGCTGTAAGTATAGTATTTTTGATCCCGATATGTAGGGAataactgtttatatttaataggttAGCAAAACTGAGTAACCCCATCTAATACCGTAGTGTGTACATACTTCTAGTTATATGTGTAGCGTGTTTAAATAGATGTAAGATTTCTAACTGGTGTACCTTTTACTGTCaacattaatcttttaaatcttATCAAGACTAAGTTTACAGATTCTCTTTTCCATTTTTATCTTTTGGGTTGCGGGTTCATAGTGTTGACCGGTTTGGGGGTTGGGGTTCGGGGTTCGGggaaatcaatataatataacgacAGACGGAGGGAGGCAGGGGCCAATTGAAGTAACACTTGCGAATTTTTAAAGGGATCTTACGGTCTATACATATTTGAATACGCGGAGCGGAGTTGGGTGTTGTAAGAATAGGTACGTTCCAAGCGGGTTGAATTTAGGACGATGAGGGAGATCGAGGAAGGATTGGGTGTTTTGATGGAATAATGCTCATCATCGTACGGAAAAAGTTGGGTAGAGCTGTTGTTTGTTTTGCTTCCATCTAGAGTGACAAGTATTGGTTATGACTTTGTGTCTGGTTAGAATTGGTGAATATGCTGGAGGGTGGGGGGTGGAGGGGGGAGTTATTTGTTTAGCATTGGGGGGAGGGGGGGATAACTGTCGGGGATGAAAGAACTTTGAAGGTATTGTCAATAAGTTTTGACTTCGTATTCTGCTGTATTCCGTATAAAAACCAGCGTcctaatttaaatgtgtattttttttataaaataaatatttttatatactaataatataaggaTTTAGTGTTAAGTGCCAAGTGAATGTAAATGGACACTATATATCATCATATTCATATTAGTCGTAAATTAAGGGACTCCTAGCTAGAGACAATCGCAGCAGCTCCCTATAGGACCTAggataatatagatataatatagatataatatagaaatttaacgctttataaaatttaatttcttttccttCCGTTTTAATATTGTCACATTTATACTAAATTGTTTCATGAATTCTTTGTATTCTGTTTATCTTTGTATTTCTGTCCTGATTACggtgttaattataaaaatgtgttttttttttcttttaaaaattgacatGTTATGTTTGTATGATACGTACACTCTTCGGGATTGAATGACTGTGGTGATGGTGTtgtaagtgaaaaaaaaaattgagtggTATCGTATTAAGACCCTGAGAGTGTAGTGTCGTACGTCTTGTATGATATTGTTTAGTTCATTGAGTACTTATTGttagctaaaaaaaaaaaaaaatagtttataatttgaaaaatgcgtatttaatattatttgtattaaattttatttgcaaacaaaactgtttgttttatttcgtaaACGGTTAACCTAATAGATATATTGTTCTAATCTTCGTTTATAATTGAAAGTTCTCTTTGGTCAAAATCTATTTTGTCTTAACGTacctttaatattactaaaaagaATTTCACTATATGTTTTTTGCAAGCTTTCGAACTAAAAATGcttctgaaaatatttaattaaagaggAAATATgttcgaataaaataatttttaaatacattttcttttctttgatTGTCACTGGCTATGTCTTAAATTCTTCCCAATGTCGTGTGAAGTCCCAACCCTATCCTATAATGATGtgaattttgtttcataagattatcatttataaagagATAATAACAAACTTAACTTATAAGGCCTTCCGTCACTTACATCTACATatgagatttttgcatcccaacagcactaaaatggcgcaccttaattaattacatttttttgttataaaataataaaatgtgcgCAGTATGAAGctcagttttatttagacaGAGAAGTCGTTTCACTTTCCTTCTTCACAGAATACGTCGTAGTTATGTTATAGTTAATGCTAACCcctaaattaagtttaaataatagacGGAACCCAAATCTGTCGGCCATCTTAATATTGAGCTGTATATACAAGTAGGACGAATAGCCGCTACAATTGTGGCAAAGAAATAATGAGGAGAGGCTAAGTTATGATGTAGTtgttccatatttaaattagtttttgcgCTGTTTAATTGAACCATTTAAGATTCTACATGGTGCATAAAACAGTCTCAAACATATTCGTAAATACAGAACGTTCCGTACTATTATGTACACAAAATGGTAATTCTTAAATAAGAGGGtagttaattacattttatgttagATACCTACATGTATGAAATGACTCGGAAATATGTGACAGAAACCACAATAGAGATAccagaatatatttatcagcTGTCAagacatgaatatttttttttatatttcttaaactatatgtaaatgttttttttttataaataatcattcatcatatttgtcataaacatttttttaaatgtttttcttatctTCAAAAGACGAAATAATATCCATTTTGTActctcaatttaatataagaataaccACAACCTAAAAACTCTACTAAAACGTGATGAAAGACTAGTTTAAGAATAACAATACGATTTAGtccaaatcattttaattattcaagcTCTCATAAAGTTCACTCCATCTTCCTCATGTCAATAGTATGAAATACTGAAGTATGAAACataactttcattttaaaaccacggtaaaatatgttacagaGCATCATTTTACTAAAActtatgttacaaataaataatagtttaaaaaaactaaaaaacacgctttttatagaaaaccgaactaaaaaatagaaaataaattttaataaatttaaatttagaaaatagtgttaaattttattttaaaaaaaagcgtggggtgcatggtgtcaatagttataaatatattattgacggATATGAGTAGAGTGATTATCATTTCGATAATATCCTAAAAAGCACGAAGAAGAAAGAGAAATCTGGCCGTTTAAAGTGGGTCAAAATCGCGCCCAaagaagtcggttacaaacatacaaacaaacatacatgtgaagctaataaaaagctaataaaaacaaagtaattatCATTCTTCtgataaaatagatttttattttgtatactaGTTTTTCAAAATCAGAtacataattgtaaaaaaggTGTTAACTACctataatccgaaaaaagtGTaaactttctttataaaagcatattatagcactttaaatataaatcccTTAACTtggaaaaagtattataaaaataatttatacaatttataaaaataatttatatgatacaaGTTTTATGTATAGCGGCATCTGAACTGGAAATCGAGAACTATATTCTAAGGCGTAATCTGTAATTCCCTTAAAATCCAGTAGATGGCAGGACCAAGTAATTCAAGTAAagacattacaaaaatataatgtagcATCGCTTATCAAAAGTCAACTTAGATGataaaaggaattttaattatgtttaagttaccattaaatacttttatcatAGCAATTATGATGttcagtatttattttttatgtttatttcgtCATATAATGTAACTTTAATTCGAGCGTCATCTATTAATAGATTTGATTTACATCTCGATTGAAAAAAAtcagaagttttaaaataattctaaaggTGGGAATAGGCATTTTGAACATAAATATGTGATATTTGATACAAGAATATTGTGATAAGAgataagacattttttttaaatataagagcaCGTAGATTTTACAACTTTGACTTATGGCTgttgcttatttaaattattattgaaatcatagatggcagtattaataaaaattctataaaattcaaactaaagaatttattgataaaagtcAGCGCCGTATGACTTTTTTGCGTTTATAATAAGGCACTAACTATTAACCAGAGATTGTAATACAGAAGTTCAATGAGGTTTGTATTTAGCTCCaacaattcaattttaatcctTTCCGTGTACAGGCTAAGGTGGAGTAGGATTGTATCGTCAGCCGTACTGTTAGCatcttattacttttatacttATAGGGGATAATGAACTGTACTTTCCTTAACGAATAATATGTtacctaaattttttttaaagaaatgaaataattatgtatttacagATTTGCagtaaatataacacattacCGAGTCCTTAGTACTCACGTCATCGAATGAAACGAAGAGAGCGAGCGAATTCAGTTTTAcatttagattaaatattCGCACATTCAGCACTAAGGAAGGTTACtgaatgagaaacgggaaacgctacGTATATAGTTTGATGATGCAAATTACAACCACCATAGGAAAGCTTGTCAAAACTCAGTCATAGATCGACATCTCGCTATGGTCTAGTAATAGCTACATGtacattgtaataatatttaagggtTCTCttgatttctatatatattatacatatttattacaaatacctGGATTAAATCACATCGTACGATGGAGATAAGCAGAGTCTATAACCTTGAGAGGATTTGGCCAGTTACTCTCGCTTCAGAATCTTTTCTCATAATTCCGATGATTAATCGAGTTCGTCTCACCATCAGTTCTGAATTTagatatatcaaaacattcGTATAAACTCCGGTACAGACAGTGTCATCTTCGAGAAGTCATCAGAAGTGTCTCGAGATTAATGATTACGCCTTTATACATTCTTGACTATTATACGATAAAtatctttacaatattaattagaagTAAATGAAACAAAGTTCTAGGTCATGGTATATTTTACATCGATTTATAATGTAGTGGCGTGCTCACATGACACGTCTCTCTTTCACAGATAACATAAACTTCTTACTTCTACACATCAGTTGACTAGATGTTGGCTACGAATAGACAAGCTTACAACAACTATAGTGGAGCTATTtacaatcataattttttttttttacaagaatCTTAATCGCATTACAGTAATttggttttgattttttaatgaaatttattatagacacgtaatatttgatattatttaacttaatgtatgctacttatattaaattataattgatgacTCTTTTACTTGTCTAAATAGTCATTTTGTTTGTGatgtttagaaatttattacattttaataggagtccatattttatacaagcaattaataaaataaaagcttatatttattgtaatatacttggtaactatattatttaaaaggtaaCTAACTTACTCTATGACttttatgtacaataattatattcttcaCTATATTCTCCAACTTTACAAGTAAACGGTGCTGTTTGTTCGTCATGTGCTTTTACGTTGCTGAAATTTTACGCACAGATCGACCGGGTCTATGTACATTTAATAGTTACTTCTACAAAACTTGGTTGCATTTGGATTTTGTTAATGCATTGGCTGTTACACTGGATGCTTTCTCTCTACTGACGTACGTACACAGAATGTATATCATAACACATATCGATGTATTAGGTATTCgtctattttatatctaatttatCTAATTTTACAGTTCGTAACATTTTTCAACACAAACTTATTTTACAAAGTTGATTcagtttcttttaaaagttCCCGTCACGTCCTCAGTCGCCTTTtggctatttaatatttgtcacTTTCACACTGcagttggattttttttttattttacagagtagaatatgaattataatacgAAAAGGGGGAGTTTCTGGTGGTTACGGTCGTTGTTTGACTAGTTCTTGTTGAAGTACAACGATTAAAGTCTTTAGGATAAGGGCGCTGTCGAACACTATTCACGGGCTCGACAGCGCCCTGGGCATTAAATCAATGATCTGtactaaaatatgaattttgcATTAGATATAACTTATCGATGGGGTTGACAACAGCCCCTGTGCCAAGATTTAGGGGCTCGTGTGACGAATGGTTCCCATGATGAGGAAGGTGAGGTACCTCCAAGTTCTGTAGGCTCATGGTATCAGAAGTACCTTCATCAAGTTGATCGAAATTACTCCCATCAAGAGAAATATCCGAACTGCAGAAGCTGTCTCCGGAGTGAGCTGGATAGtctacgaaaataaaataagtataagaGATAGTCTGGAAATATGAATCGAACGTGTCACATTATTACAACTGCAACTATACGTACCATCAGGAGAATATGGCAAATTCGGGTTGAGTGGTTGACTAGAAGCTGAATAAGAGTTGTCCAAGCCAAGATAATTCCCGTGTTCACTGGAGGGCGACTCTTGTTTTATACTCTTTTCATCTTTGTCTTTGTCcttgtcattatttttatcacctTCTTGTTTCGCCTTGCGTTgtatctttttcattttagcTCTCTGATTCTGGAACCACACCTGGACCACTCTCACACTCAATCCCGTGTCTTTAGCTAAAGCTTCTCGTACTTTGCGGCACGGTTTCGGGCTTACTTCAAAAGAAGCTTTGAATTGCCGTCGCTGAGCTGATGTTAGTATGGTTCTGGGGCGTTTTGGTCCCCTCCTTCCGTCACGAGGCCGCTCCGAATCATCTATTATCATATCATCTTCGGCATGTTGCATCAGATACATTTCTTTCTCAAAGTCTTGTCTGCAAAATATCTGTCCAGCCCTGATGACATATTGTTCGCCTTTTTGCAGAGGTTGGCAGCACATGACACAAACAAAGCATTGAATGTGAAAGACGTACTGCTGCGCTCTCATGACCATCTCCTGGGGTAGCAATCTGTCTCCGCAGCGAGTACACTTGACGCCGAATAATCTGTGACAAACATAACAATGATACAGCTATCCTTGCGACGCAAATTTACTTCGCTTCGCCGATCGCTGTTAGCGCGCGAGCATATTCGCAAAGCATTTACATTTGACTGATTAcagtgtttatataaaataaatgtttttgaatataatattacctgTCATAATCTGGTTTGCAATATAGTTTCGCATTTCTAGTGTAACATGTATGGGCAAGGGGACAGCCGCAGACGCAGCAACTCAGGCAGTGTTCGTGCCAAGATAAATCGCCTACTCGCATCAAGTAGCGGTCCTGAATCTTCTGACCACATCCCTCGCATATCTCCACAATCTTCTCCCTCTTGATACTGGCACTGAGCTCTGTAGATGATATATCTATAATTAGTAGCATGTGATAAGGCCCCATCCTACGAGCTTATACTTAGATGGgagttatatacaataaaatataacttaaagattatttgagtaatataataaatataatttaaaacataaaaaaataataacatttggatcattcattcaaaataaataacatttacatcAATCGCAATCGCCAGTATACAGTAGAAACAAATcgccatttaaaaatttccttCTTATtccaaaatacaaattaatatactttcactgttacttaaaaagtatgaaacataaaaaaatgtagacTGGATAAGACAATCGTGCCATTATCGAATTTTAGTGGAGGCAAAACACCACGATCGCGTCTTAAGTTGACGTACAAGCATAGATAAGTATAGTCAGAGACGGAATGGCTCTGAAAGTATTCGGCGTCTCAACATGCTCCTTAAAGGTGGGGATGTGGCTGAGGGGCGTGTCGGGTCACTAGGGTCACGAGATCAACCCGAAAACAAAATGTCTGCGTAAAACTGGCTCGTGTTGGAGAACACCATTGTTTCTGTAGTCTTGTGTAGTGATTTGATAACAGTAATCaacacaaaaagaaaaatattaaagctgttaagaaacatttatttcattataacttttgATCATAAAGATGATAAAATCGACGGCTCTAGATAGATAGCagtcatataattaataagcaGGTCTGTATATTCGAAACATTCGGGTCCGTTAACGCATCAGTTTGgagtgtaataataaaaataaattttatcataatatttatatttgaagtgAACACTTTTGTTTccctttgtaataaaaaaagtagaaCTTGGTAAACACTTTGAATACAGAAGTACACaaagtaattctttttttttatatgtaaaatgttttaaaaatacattgtaatctatattaatataaagctgcagagtttgtttgtttgaaccCGCTAATCTCAAGAACTACAAGTCTGATTAGAAAAATGCTTCCAGTGTTGGATAGTACATTTATCGAGGGAGGCTATaggctatattttattttcaaataatttagagattcataagaataaaaaaggtGTAAAAACACCTTGGGTTACAAAACTAGCTAAAAACGAAAACGTGCGGCgcaaaaactattgaaaatgaaacaaaataatgttctaCGAGTTTGTAGTTCCCACTAAGCTCACGAAAAATTTCAGCGAGagcacatatataaatatcatattagtCACAAAAAACgctttttttcaaaaaaaatattaaatactcttAAGAGAGAAGCTACGTTTAATGTTTAtcgtataataataacaatattgttgATCCTTATCCAAATTAATCATAATGACATCAAGGGCGTTTATGtagatgtaaaatattttttgtttcatcccAAGGGGACATTTCGTTTAGAAGTTATGTCGAGTATAAGACGTTTAGAATTGGTACGTAATAACGAATTATTTGccaaaaagttttatcaacATACTTTAcctaatattagtttttag
This Danaus plexippus chromosome Z, MEX_DaPlex, whole genome shotgun sequence DNA region includes the following protein-coding sequences:
- the LOC116777533 gene encoding LIM homeobox transcription factor 1-beta — encoded protein: MKKMLEFYTNINSGLMPESMQPPLSCAGRTELSASIKREKIVEICEGCGQKIQDRYLMRVGDLSWHEHCLSCCVCGCPLAHTCYTRNAKLYCKPDYDRLFGVKCTRCGDRLLPQEMVMRAQQYVFHIQCFVCVMCCQPLQKGEQYVIRAGQIFCRQDFEKEMYLMQHAEDDMIIDDSERPRDGRRGPKRPRTILTSAQRRQFKASFEVSPKPCRKVREALAKDTGLSVRVVQVWFQNQRAKMKKIQRKAKQEGDKNNDKDKDKDEKSIKQESPSSEHGNYLGLDNSYSASSQPLNPNLPYSPDDYPAHSGDSFCSSDISLDGSNFDQLDEGTSDTMSLQNLEVPHLPHHGNHSSHEPLNLGTGAVVNPIDKLYLMQNSYFSTDH